Proteins encoded by one window of Salvia splendens isolate huo1 chromosome 14, SspV2, whole genome shotgun sequence:
- the LOC121763815 gene encoding uncharacterized protein LOC121763815, giving the protein MATIYCCRECGANLNLQPADLFPPDFYFEAGNKKTLSFAAVDPSKFRFEKEDKIRPFFETVNYWGIQRKRVKIICNSCGKLVGYVYDDGPPLMSGTGQFGFGPSQAIPRNPRYRFKDKSLAVTSQT; this is encoded by the coding sequence ATGGCGACGATCTACTGCTGCCGAGAGTGCGGCGCGAATCTGAACCTCCAGCCGGCCGATCTCTTCCCGCCGGACTTCTACTTCGAGGCCGGCAACAAGAAGACCCTGTCCTTCGCCGCTGTGGACCCGTCCAAATTCCGATTCGAGAAGGAGGACAAGATCCGCCCCTTTTTCGAGACGGTAAACTACTGGGGGATCCAGAGGAAGCGCGTGAAGATCATCTGCAATAGCTGCGGGAAGCTCGTCGGCTACGTCTACGACGACGGCCCGCCGTTGATGAGCGGCACCGGGCAGTTCGGGTTCGGGCCGAGCCAGGCTATTCCGAGAAACCCTAGGTATCGATTCAAGGATAAAAGTCTGGCCGTTACTTCTCAGACTTAA